The Prinia subflava isolate CZ2003 ecotype Zambia chromosome 21, Cam_Psub_1.2, whole genome shotgun sequence genome window below encodes:
- the C1QB gene encoding LOW QUALITY PROTEIN: complement C1q subcomponent subunit B (The sequence of the model RefSeq protein was modified relative to this genomic sequence to represent the inferred CDS: deleted 1 base in 1 codon), producing MWTLWAMLVCLAGGHLASATLCRTYGMVPGIPGLPGQPGSDGSDGENGPKGEPGPSGQSAAQRGEKGFPGPPGQPGKVGPMGIPGMVGFPGMMGMPGPAGEPGDYQVTHKSAFSAARSISSYPRREQPVRFDRILASAGGHYENRYGRFTCRLPGTYYFTYHVTSRGNLCLNIKKGRAASRGERVVTFCDFVQSSFQVTTGGVVLKVAMNESVWLEPTEKNSLVGLEGSDSIFSGFLISPEA from the exons ATGTGGACCCTGTGGGCCATGCTGGTTTGCCTGGCTGGAGGGCACCTTGCCAGTGCCACCCTCTGCAGGACCTACGGCATGGTGCCCGGCATCCCGGGACTGCCAGGACAG CCGGGCAGCGACGGCAGCGACGGGGAGAACGGCCCAAAGGGTGAGCCAG gaCCCTCTGGCCAGAGCGCAGCgcagagaggggagaagggattcccaggacccccaggacagcctgggaaGGTCGGTCCCATGGGCATCCCGGGCATGGTGGGTTTCCCAGGCATGATGGGAATGCCGGGCCCCGCGGGAGAACCCGGTGATTACCAGGTCACCCACAAATCGGCGTTCTCGGCCGCCAGGAGCATCAGCTCCTACCCCCGGCGGGAGCAGCCCGTGCGCTTCGACCGCATCCTGGCCAGCGCGGGCGGGCACTACGAGAACCGCTACGGCCGCTTCACCTGCCGCCTGCCCGGCACCTACTACTTCACCTACCACGTCACCTCCCGCGGCAACCTGTGCCTCAACATCAAGAAGGGCCGGGCAGCCAGCAGGGGGGAGAGGGTGGTGACCTTCTGCGACTTCGTGCAGAGCAGTTTCCAGGTCACCACGGGCGGCGTGGTCCTCAAGGTGGCCATGAACGAGTCTGTGTGGCTGGAGCCGACGGAGAAGAACTCCTTGGTGGGGCTGGAAGGGTCTGACAGCATCTTCTCTGGCTTTCTCATCTCCCCCGAGGCTTAG
- the LOC134560756 gene encoding complement C1q subcomponent subunit C-like isoform X2, translated as MEKRFWEQLYLALALLFLSLGSAVTVENPHSCYGTPGLPGMPGLPGRDGRDGLKGAKGEPGIPAPSTQLGPKGMKGEPGLPGPPGKPGPPGLPGARGIPGEPGAAGPPGLPGSSKQQQQSAFSVTRQTSQYPLKNVPVIFNNIITNTNDDYDTTTGKFTCRFPGVYYFVFHSSHTANLCVILHKNQRKMASFCDHKTNSMQVSSGGTLLHLDAADKVWLEVNDYNGMVGIASSDSIFSGFLLFPD; from the exons ATGGAGAAGAGATTCTGGGAGCAGCTCTATCTGGCCCTtgccctcctcttcctgagTCTGGGCTCTGCTGTGACTGTAGAAAACCCTCACAGCTGCTATGGAACTCCAGGCCTGCCAGGCATGCCGGGTCTGCCAGGCAGGGATGGCCGGGATGGGCTGAAAGGAGCCAAAGGAGAACCAG GTATCCCAGCTCCTTCCACACAGCTAGGGCCCAAAGGCATGAAAGGGGAACCGGGCTTACCTGGCCCTCCAGGCAAGCCTGGCCCCCCTGGGCTCCCTGGTGCCAGGGGCATCCCTGGGGAACCGGGCGCTGCCgggcccccagggctgccaggcagctccaagcagcagcagcagtcagcGTTCTCAGTGACCAGGCAGACCAGCCAGTACCCCCTGAAGAACGTCCCTGTCATTTTCAACAACATCATCACCAACACCAATGACGACTACGACACCACCACGGGCAAGTTCACCTGCAGGTTCCCCGGCGTCTACTACTTCGTCTTCCACAGCTCACACACGGCCAACCTCTGTGTCATCCTGCACAAAAACCAGAGGAAGATGGCCAGCTTCTGCGACCACAAGACCAACAGCATGCAGGTCAGCTCGGGGGGCACGCTGCTCCACCTGGATGCTGCAGACAAGGTCTGGCTGGAAGTGAACGACTACAACGGCATGGTGGGCATCGCCAGCTCCGACAGTATCTTCTCAGgattcctgctcttcccagacTAG
- the LOC134560756 gene encoding complement C1q subcomponent subunit C-like isoform X1 has product MLQNTKMEKRFWEQLYLALALLFLSLGSAVTVENPHSCYGTPGLPGMPGLPGRDGRDGLKGAKGEPGIPAPSTQLGPKGMKGEPGLPGPPGKPGPPGLPGARGIPGEPGAAGPPGLPGSSKQQQQSAFSVTRQTSQYPLKNVPVIFNNIITNTNDDYDTTTGKFTCRFPGVYYFVFHSSHTANLCVILHKNQRKMASFCDHKTNSMQVSSGGTLLHLDAADKVWLEVNDYNGMVGIASSDSIFSGFLLFPD; this is encoded by the exons atgCTACAGAACACCAAAATGGAGAAGAGATTCTGGGAGCAGCTCTATCTGGCCCTtgccctcctcttcctgagTCTGGGCTCTGCTGTGACTGTAGAAAACCCTCACAGCTGCTATGGAACTCCAGGCCTGCCAGGCATGCCGGGTCTGCCAGGCAGGGATGGCCGGGATGGGCTGAAAGGAGCCAAAGGAGAACCAG GTATCCCAGCTCCTTCCACACAGCTAGGGCCCAAAGGCATGAAAGGGGAACCGGGCTTACCTGGCCCTCCAGGCAAGCCTGGCCCCCCTGGGCTCCCTGGTGCCAGGGGCATCCCTGGGGAACCGGGCGCTGCCgggcccccagggctgccaggcagctccaagcagcagcagcagtcagcGTTCTCAGTGACCAGGCAGACCAGCCAGTACCCCCTGAAGAACGTCCCTGTCATTTTCAACAACATCATCACCAACACCAATGACGACTACGACACCACCACGGGCAAGTTCACCTGCAGGTTCCCCGGCGTCTACTACTTCGTCTTCCACAGCTCACACACGGCCAACCTCTGTGTCATCCTGCACAAAAACCAGAGGAAGATGGCCAGCTTCTGCGACCACAAGACCAACAGCATGCAGGTCAGCTCGGGGGGCACGCTGCTCCACCTGGATGCTGCAGACAAGGTCTGGCTGGAAGTGAACGACTACAACGGCATGGTGGGCATCGCCAGCTCCGACAGTATCTTCTCAGgattcctgctcttcccagacTAG
- the C1QA gene encoding complement C1q subcomponent subunit A, producing the protein MQPGFLLAASTLAAVLGMALLEDGVCKAPDGKNGSPGAPGRPGRPGQKGDMGEPGRPGLSMSNRGPRGDTGEPGFPGPPGIRGPPGPPGPVGLAGVPGPPGQKGRAGQASEQPRPAFSASRLSPPRMGSTVVFDRVITNQENAYNPQTGKFTCSIPGLYYFAFQVVSSGDLCLSIAKNAQRVVSFCDSNSHGILQVNSGSSVLNLAVGDQVSLTTDPARGSSIYSGSEADSVFSGFLVSPETV; encoded by the exons ATGCAGCCTGGATTCttgctggcagccagcaccctggcagcagtgctgggcatggccctgctggaggaCGGGGTGTGCAAGGCACCGGATGGCAAGAACggctccccgggagcccccggccGTCCTGGGAGGCCGGGGCAGAAGGGTGACATGGGAGAGCCAG GGAGACCAGGGCTGAGCATGAGCAACCGTGGACCCAGAGGGGATACAGGCGAACCGGGGTTTCCTGGCCCCCCAGGCATCCGTGGCCCCCCTGGCCCGCCCGGCCccgtggggctggcaggggtgcCAGGGCCGCCGGGGCAGAAGGGCAGAGCCGGCCAAGCCTCGGAGCAGCCGCGTCCCGCCTTCTCCGCCTCCAGGCTGTCCCCGCCCCGCATGGGCTCCACGGTGGTGTTCGACAGGGTCATCACCAACCAGGAGAACGCCTACAACCCCCAGACCGGCAAGTTCACCTGCAGCATCCCCGGGCTCTACTACTTCGCCTTCCAGGTGGTGTCCAGCGGGGACCTGTGTCTGAGCATCGCCAAGAACGCGCAGCGCGTGGTCAGCTTCTGCGACAGCAACAGCCACGGCATCCTGCAGGTCAACTCGGGCAGCAGCGTGCTCAACCTGGCCGTGGGTGACCAGGTGTCCCTGACCACCGACCCCGCCCGGGGCAGCTCCATCTACAGCGGCTCCGAGGCCGACAGCGTCTTCAGCGGGTTCCTGGTGTCCCCAGAGACGGTGTGA